In Penaeus vannamei isolate JL-2024 chromosome 15, ASM4276789v1, whole genome shotgun sequence, the following are encoded in one genomic region:
- the LOC113817434 gene encoding betaine--homocysteine S-methyltransferase 1, with translation MATKKGLLQRLDEGVVIGDGGFVFALEKRGYVKAGPWTPEATIEHPEAVRQLHREFLRAGADVMQAFTFYASDDKLANRGNESSKKYTCRGINDAACRLAREVAEEGDGLVAGGLSQTPTYLSGLGKEKTQREFQNQVDVFVQNKVDFLIAEYFEHVEEMEWAIEVCLNSGLPVVASMCIGPEGDLHGISAGECGVRMAKAGAHVVGINCHFDPFVTVQGLRLMKAALDREGLKVHLIAQPLAFHTPDAGKQGFIDLPEFPFGLEPRICTRWDMHKYARECYDLGVRYIGGCCGFEPYHIRAVAEELAKERGTFPKGCEKHEPWAGGLKMHTKPWVRARAGREYWENLRPSSGRPYSAAMSKPDNWGVTAGDDILKQKTASTTEDEIKILKTKKTKA, from the exons ATGGCAACTAAAAAG GGACTCCTTCAGCGTCTGGACGAGGGCGTGGTCATCGGCGACGGCGGCTTCGTGTTCGCCCTGGAGAAGCGAGGCTACGTGAAGGCGGGTCCGTGGACGCCGGAGGCCACTATCGAGCACCCTGAAGCCG TACGTCAGCTTCACCGGGAGTTCTTGCGCGCAGGAGCTGACGTCATGCAAGCGTTCACCTTCTACGCCTCAGATGACAAACTGGCCAACAGGGGTAACGAGTCTAGCAAAAAATATACG TGCCGGGGAATCAACGACGCAGCTTGCAGACTCGCCCGGGAGGTTGCAGAGGAAGGGGATGGCCTGGTTGCCGGAGGACTCTCCCAGACCCCTACCTACCTGTCAG GCCTTGGCAAGGAGAAGACACAGAGGGAATTCCAGAACCAAGTGGACGTTTTCGTGCAGAACAAAGTGGACTTCCTAATTGCTGAG TACTTCGAGCAcgtggaggagatggagtgggCCATCGAGGTGTGTCTCAACTCCGGCCTCCCCGTCGTCGCCTCCATGTGCATCGGACCCGAGGGCGACCTGCACGGGATCTCGGCAGGAGAGTGCGGCGTCAGGATGGCCAAGGCGGGGGCGCATGTGG TGGGTATCAACTGCCACTTCGACCCCTTCGTGACCGTGCAAGGACTCCGCCTCATGAAAGCCGCCCTTGACCGAGAGGGCCTCAAGGTCCACCTCATCGCCCAGCCTCTCGCCTTCCACACTCCTGACGCAGGCAAACAGGGCTTCATTGACCTCCCCGAGTTTCCCTTCG GTCTGGAGCCTCGCATCTGCACACGATGGGACATGCACAAGTACGCCCGGGAGTGCTACGATCTCGGCGTCCGCTACATCGGCGGCTGCTGCGGGTTCGAGCCCTACCACATCCGCGCGGTGGCCGAGGAGCTGGCCAAGGAGCGAGGGACGTTCCCCAAGGGCTGCGAGAAGCACGAACCCTGGGCTGGCGGCCTCAAGATGCACACGAAGCCCTGGGTCAGAGCGAG AGCCGGCCGCGAGTACTGGGAGAACCTCCGCCCTTCCTCCGGCCGCCCCTACAGCGCCGCCATGTCCAAGCCTGACAACTGGGGCGTGACCGCTGGCGACGACATCCTCAAGCAGAAGACCGCAAGCACCACCGAAGACGAGATCAAAATCCTCAAGACCAAGAAGACCAAAGCCTAA
- the LOC113817427 gene encoding beta-4C adrenergic receptor, whose translation MQSLSDAPPPAAEDPSAAADWLMAEALWNATEAAVNATESPLRLTEGGWAAVERSWGVGLACTVLVGVVALVGVCGNALVIVVYLTCVKLQATVSNLLVVSLAITDLTTCLLVMVPSAWALLSDRWPLPAWACDLHCAMNYLCIIVSMMTMALISGERFLAVTQPAIHRTRMSRRLLARLEALVCAEGVVFAVVPIVFRWVRYDRWEAVCAIDWFTYSEALIYVLVAFVVCFSVPAVFILITNTTIIWVSYVSSRARVLPHPLAAQENGQPGAKAGRPEKRANRSSLHHVIVRSMLVVIMAFFVFLTPFSVTKLIKMWTMDEGSVPGPVNLAATLCQYVASAINPFIYFLLRRDYRAAAWRLLRPREQPLPPNTQRQLQPPDGPTESCDMVNLNKVTKF comes from the coding sequence ATGCAGTCCCTGTCGGACGCCCCGCCCCCTGCCGCGGAGGATCCTTCGGCGGCAGCGGACTGGCTCATGGCGGAGGCGCTGTGGAACGCGACGGAGGCGGCTGTCAACGCGACTGAGAGTCCTCTGAGGCTGACGGAGGGCGGTTGGGCGGCCGTCGAGCGTTCGTGGGGCGTGGGGCTGGCCTGCACGGTGCTTGTGGGCGTGGTGGCTCTGGTGGGCGTCTGCGGCAACGCGCTGGTCATCGTCGTGTACCTGACGTGCGTCAAGCTGCAGGCCACCGTCTCGAACCTGCTGGTGGTGAGCCTGGCCATCACGGACCTCACCACGTGCCTGCTGGTCATGGTGCCGTCGGCGTGGGCCCTCCTGTCCGACCGCTGGCCCCTGCCGGCGTGGGCGTGCGACCTCCACTGCGCCATGAACTACCTGTGCATCATCGTGTCCATGATGACGATGGCGCTGATCTCCGGCGAGCGGTTCCTGGCGGTGACGCAGCCGGCCATCCACCGCACCCGGATGTCGCGCCGTCTGCTGGCCCGCCTGGAGGCGCTGGTGTGCGCCGAGGGCGTCGTGTTCGCGGTCGTGCCCATCGTCTTCCGCTGGGTGCGCTACGACCGGTGGGAGGCCGTGTGCGCCATCGACTGGTTCACGTACAGCGAGGCCCTCATCTACGTGCTGGTCGCCTTCGTCGTGTGCTTCTCCGTGCCGGCcgtcttcatcctcatcaccaacaccaccatcatctggGTCAGCTACGTGTCGTCCCGGGCGAGGGTCCTGCCGCACCCGCTGGCCGCGCAGGAGAACGGCCAGCCCGGGGCGAAGGCCGGGCGCCCCGAGAAGAGGGCCAACCGCTCGTCTCTCCATCACGTGATCGTCAGGAGCATGTTAGTCGTCATCATGGCCTTCTTCGTGTTCCTGACGCCCTTCTCCGTCACGAAGCTCATCAAGATGTGGACGATGGACGAGGGCAGCGTCCCGGGGCCCGTGAACCTGGCGGCGACGCTCTGCCAGTACGTGGCCTCCGCCATCAACCCCTTCATCTACTTCCTCCTGCGTCGGGACTACCGCGCTGCGGCCTGGCGCCTCCTGCGGCCGCGGGAGCAGCCGCTTCCTCCAAACACCCAGCGCCAACTTCAGCCCCCAGATGGACCGACCGAGTCATGTGACATGGTGAACCTCAACAAGGTCACCAAATTCTGA